Proteins from one Candidatus Neomarinimicrobiota bacterium genomic window:
- a CDS encoding endo-1,4-beta-xylanase, with translation MPGSCDCPIPEKEGKSGTEPLAAATVITASRGNATTQKGTLLFRPFEVQKGTGPHLYPFTYITDELWDTRPSNAEIAEDGIRVSDTRGISRFGVNACWNVEGFGYTFMTADRGGEFYALPDPGDEVVYNLNYELALSRVARNRRRKEKFEKQGWQPSREVASYHALSEELLADAGKKVRMSKSCANIAQKSLYYALWAGEMMELDAAEYRIRKQGYRSDFAVGCDAKSFYQLPNDIFLDRFPPLFDYATITHVVNGDPVMGLFEEEEGKLNFDLRNILLERLSAKNITVEGRALFWFHKWVTPDWLREKSYDELRKYVESHTREVLGYYGDRMYAWEIVNEMHDWANAVRLTPEQAVEITRLACDVAKEVAPNVKRVVNNCCPFAEYVHMEEWSGGEAKYPQRTPWLFTRDLIDAGVDFDIIGQQMYYPGRDLQDITVMIERYEELDKPVHISEIGVTSGVSEIDVKTGEQEIPQGPYGWHRPWDEELQADWLEGIYQLAYSLPFVKAANWFDFIDPFAYIENGGLLKDLDGTKKPSYYRLDRLKKRWKSMQTKE, from the coding sequence ATGCCAGGATCATGTGATTGTCCGATACCGGAGAAGGAAGGGAAGTCAGGCACAGAGCCACTGGCGGCCGCGACCGTTATTACCGCTTCTCGGGGAAACGCTACCACGCAAAAAGGTACGCTGCTTTTTCGGCCGTTTGAGGTGCAAAAAGGTACGGGGCCGCACCTGTATCCTTTTACCTATATCACCGATGAGTTATGGGATACACGGCCTTCGAACGCGGAGATTGCTGAGGATGGAATCCGGGTGTCGGATACGAGAGGCATTTCACGCTTCGGAGTCAACGCCTGCTGGAATGTGGAGGGCTTCGGATACACGTTTATGACGGCTGATCGGGGCGGAGAATTCTATGCACTGCCCGATCCCGGTGATGAGGTAGTCTATAACTTGAACTACGAACTCGCGTTGAGCCGGGTTGCCAGAAACCGCCGGAGAAAAGAGAAATTTGAGAAACAGGGATGGCAACCATCCAGAGAAGTTGCATCCTATCATGCCCTGTCCGAGGAACTCCTTGCAGATGCCGGAAAAAAGGTGCGCATGTCCAAGTCCTGCGCCAATATCGCGCAAAAATCGCTGTATTATGCCTTATGGGCGGGCGAAATGATGGAATTGGATGCCGCCGAGTATCGCATTCGCAAACAGGGATACCGGAGTGATTTTGCGGTCGGATGTGACGCCAAGTCCTTTTATCAGTTGCCGAATGACATTTTTCTGGATCGGTTCCCACCGTTGTTTGACTACGCCACCATCACCCATGTGGTAAACGGCGATCCGGTTATGGGACTCTTCGAAGAAGAGGAGGGGAAACTGAATTTTGACCTCCGCAACATATTGTTGGAGAGACTCTCTGCAAAAAATATTACCGTGGAAGGCCGGGCACTCTTCTGGTTTCACAAGTGGGTGACGCCGGACTGGCTCAGGGAAAAGTCGTATGACGAGTTGAGGAAATACGTGGAAAGCCACACCAGGGAGGTCCTCGGATACTACGGCGACAGAATGTACGCCTGGGAAATAGTGAATGAGATGCACGATTGGGCAAATGCCGTCCGGCTGACTCCGGAGCAGGCAGTGGAAATTACGAGGCTGGCTTGTGATGTGGCCAAAGAGGTGGCGCCCAACGTAAAACGCGTCGTGAACAATTGCTGTCCCTTCGCGGAATACGTTCACATGGAAGAGTGGTCGGGTGGCGAGGCAAAATACCCCCAGCGGACTCCGTGGCTTTTTACCAGGGATCTCATCGATGCAGGCGTCGACTTCGACATTATCGGACAGCAGATGTATTATCCGGGCAGGGATTTGCAGGATATCACCGTAATGATTGAACGCTACGAAGAACTGGACAAACCGGTGCATATTTCGGAGATCGGGGTGACCTCCGGTGTGAGCGAGATAGATGTCAAAACCGGTGAACAGGAGATCCCGCAGGGCCCGTACGGCTGGCACCGTCCCTGGGATGAGGAATTACAGGCGGACTGGCTGGAAGGAATTTATCAACTCGCATACAGTTTGCCATTCGTCAAAGCGGCAAACTGGTTCGATTTCATCGATCCCTTTGCCTACATAGAAAATGGGGGCCTTTTAAAGGATCTCGACGGTACGAAAAAACCCAGCTATTATCGGCTGGATAGGCTCAAAAAGCGCTGGAAATCAATGCAAACGAAGGAGTAA
- a CDS encoding endo-1,4-beta-xylanase, whose protein sequence is MTDITRRKFLKNSALIGAGSLVAGSALGSPLVLTGSRTDKNTEQGELLFQPYFVQRGEGPHLLDWAYSSDQYWEAIHSNITASRDGVKISDTEGTEKFGIDVRWNVEGFGYIFITADNGGKYYTLPPKGKSRKLNLNYELAKSRVLRNRRRLKSLQKDGWQPSGEVQGLLALSDNLYEDAKKALPDNSAAAEYGQKALLYAMHGGEKMELDYAQFRIKRQGYRPDFFTGCDARGYFQMDPDLFTERFTEAFNYATITHYLKSGYAEDFEPVKGQKQFTRRDTVMKVLKRNDITVEGRPLFWFYPTVTPDWFMDMSYSDLLKYVESHTREVVGHYGDQMYAWEVMNEAHDWANVLELKPEQIVEVAKLACDVAKDTNPNVHRLINNCCPFAEYVQLGKWKDVDAKYPQRTPREFMQDLVDADVDFTISGQQMYFPYRDLQDTILLIEKYEQYGRPVQLTEVGASSGPTKDSINSGWVGLPEEPYIWHRHWDEDLQADWLEGLYTLAYSKPWIEAVNWYDFVDPHSWIDTGGLLRSRDGEKKAAFHRLLKLQDEWKSLG, encoded by the coding sequence ATGACAGATATAACCCGACGAAAATTCCTGAAAAATAGTGCGTTAATCGGAGCTGGCTCCCTGGTCGCCGGCAGCGCCCTGGGCAGCCCGCTGGTGCTCACCGGCTCCAGAACTGATAAAAACACCGAGCAGGGCGAATTACTGTTTCAGCCGTATTTTGTCCAGCGGGGTGAGGGCCCTCATCTCCTGGACTGGGCGTATTCCAGCGATCAATATTGGGAAGCGATCCATTCCAATATCACCGCCTCAAGGGACGGAGTGAAAATATCTGACACGGAAGGCACAGAGAAATTCGGTATCGACGTCCGGTGGAATGTGGAGGGCTTTGGCTACATTTTCATTACCGCAGATAACGGCGGAAAATATTACACTTTGCCTCCAAAAGGGAAATCCCGGAAACTGAATCTGAACTACGAATTGGCAAAGAGCCGGGTGCTGCGAAATCGCCGCAGACTGAAATCTCTGCAAAAGGACGGCTGGCAGCCTTCCGGAGAAGTTCAGGGGTTACTTGCGTTGTCCGATAATTTGTACGAAGATGCAAAAAAAGCCCTGCCGGATAACAGCGCTGCCGCGGAATATGGGCAGAAGGCGCTATTATACGCCATGCATGGCGGCGAAAAGATGGAACTCGATTATGCACAATTTCGCATCAAACGACAGGGGTACCGCCCGGACTTTTTCACCGGTTGCGATGCACGCGGTTACTTCCAAATGGATCCCGACCTGTTTACGGAGCGGTTCACCGAGGCGTTCAATTACGCCACCATTACGCATTACCTGAAGAGCGGTTACGCGGAAGATTTTGAGCCGGTGAAGGGGCAGAAGCAGTTCACCCGCAGAGACACCGTGATGAAAGTCCTGAAGCGTAATGACATCACAGTAGAGGGCCGACCGTTGTTCTGGTTTTATCCCACGGTGACTCCGGACTGGTTCATGGATATGTCGTACAGCGATCTGCTGAAATACGTAGAATCGCATACCAGAGAAGTCGTGGGGCATTACGGCGATCAGATGTACGCCTGGGAGGTGATGAATGAGGCACACGACTGGGCGAATGTTCTGGAATTGAAACCGGAGCAGATTGTGGAAGTGGCGAAACTGGCGTGTGATGTCGCCAAAGATACCAACCCGAACGTGCATCGTCTGATTAACAATTGCTGCCCGTTTGCCGAATATGTGCAGTTAGGGAAATGGAAGGACGTCGATGCCAAATATCCCCAGCGGACTCCCAGGGAGTTTATGCAGGATCTGGTGGATGCTGATGTGGACTTTACCATCTCCGGCCAGCAGATGTACTTCCCGTATCGTGACCTCCAGGATACCATCCTGCTCATCGAGAAATACGAGCAGTACGGTCGTCCGGTGCAATTGACCGAAGTCGGCGCCAGTTCCGGGCCCACCAAGGATTCCATTAATTCCGGTTGGGTAGGATTGCCTGAGGAACCGTACATCTGGCACCGCCACTGGGATGAGGACCTGCAGGCCGACTGGCTGGAGGGGCTCTATACCCTCGCATACAGTAAACCATGGATCGAAGCGGTCAACTGGTACGACTTCGTCGATCCGCATTCCTGGATTGATACCGGCGGATTACTCCGCTCCAGGGATGGCGAGAAAAAGGCGGCATTCCATCGGCTGCTGAAGTTGCAAGACGAGTGGAAATCGCTGGGGTGA
- a CDS encoding endo-1,4-beta-xylanase, translating into MMADGEIIFRPYFVQQGRGPHMGDFVRTFDTNEDVFYSDMEVDEQGIRIQNTHGQEQFGLYVRWNVEGFGYLYLPADNGGEYYPADEPSGADYNLNYELALTRVMRNRKRLQSFQEDTTWRPSRELKAYLDLGEEYLEDAGKAQSEPVQCAQYSQQSLKFAMYASDLLELEKARFDIRNQPPRPDFLFGCDTRGFFQMDEHLFLERFTPLFNYATITHYLIGDHINFEPNEGDKQFAERDRLLDILLEKGITVEGRPLFWTHSWVTPDWLKEKSFDQTLTYLEDHIRKVVGHYGDRIKVWEVVNEVHDWANELEFTPDQFIELTKFACEVARDVNSDVKLLINNCCPFAPYIQKRKWHEKEAKYPQRTPHQFTTDLLDAEVDFDLIGVQEYFVRHPVAEAVRVIERYADLNIDVQIAEIGAPSAGIKQEFVDEDVDPTTKPYDWRRHWDEELQADWLEYIFTYAYSNPAVEAANWYDFVDPYGFLKKGGLLRSVDGETKAAVDRLQNLKEKWAK; encoded by the coding sequence ATGATGGCTGATGGTGAAATAATATTCCGCCCCTATTTTGTCCAACAGGGCAGAGGGCCGCACATGGGCGACTTTGTGCGCACATTCGATACGAACGAAGATGTCTTCTACTCCGATATGGAGGTCGACGAACAAGGGATCCGCATTCAAAACACTCATGGCCAGGAGCAATTCGGCCTGTACGTCCGCTGGAATGTAGAAGGCTTTGGATATCTGTATCTGCCCGCAGATAACGGCGGCGAGTACTATCCTGCCGATGAGCCCTCAGGTGCGGATTACAACCTGAATTACGAGCTGGCGCTCACACGGGTGATGCGAAACCGGAAGCGCCTGCAGAGTTTTCAGGAGGATACCACCTGGAGACCATCGCGGGAACTGAAGGCCTACCTGGATCTGGGAGAGGAGTATCTCGAAGACGCCGGTAAAGCCCAATCGGAGCCTGTGCAGTGCGCCCAATACTCACAACAGTCCCTGAAATTCGCCATGTATGCCAGCGACCTGCTGGAGCTGGAGAAAGCCCGGTTCGACATCAGGAATCAACCGCCCAGACCGGATTTCCTGTTCGGCTGTGATACCCGGGGATTCTTCCAGATGGACGAGCACCTCTTCCTGGAACGGTTTACGCCGCTATTCAATTACGCGACCATCACCCACTACCTCATCGGTGACCATATCAATTTTGAACCGAACGAAGGGGACAAACAGTTCGCCGAGCGGGACAGGCTCCTGGATATCCTCCTGGAGAAGGGAATTACCGTGGAAGGGCGTCCGCTCTTCTGGACGCACAGCTGGGTCACTCCGGACTGGCTCAAGGAGAAATCCTTCGATCAGACCTTGACATACCTTGAAGATCATATCAGGAAAGTGGTGGGACATTACGGTGACCGGATTAAAGTGTGGGAAGTGGTGAATGAAGTCCACGACTGGGCGAACGAATTGGAGTTTACACCGGATCAGTTTATTGAATTGACCAAATTTGCGTGTGAGGTCGCCAGAGATGTGAATTCCGATGTAAAGTTGCTGATAAATAACTGTTGTCCGTTTGCTCCGTACATCCAAAAACGCAAATGGCATGAGAAAGAGGCCAAATATCCTCAGCGGACGCCGCATCAGTTTACTACCGACCTCTTAGACGCGGAAGTGGATTTTGACCTGATCGGCGTACAGGAGTATTTCGTCCGCCATCCGGTGGCAGAGGCAGTCCGGGTGATCGAACGCTATGCTGATTTGAATATTGATGTGCAGATCGCCGAAATCGGTGCGCCGTCCGCCGGCATTAAGCAGGAATTTGTAGACGAGGACGTTGATCCCACTACTAAGCCGTACGACTGGCGCAGGCACTGGGATGAAGAGCTGCAGGCCGACTGGCTGGAGTACATTTTTACTTATGCCTACAGTAATCCCGCCGTGGAGGCGGCAAATTGGTATGATTTCGTTGACCCGTACGGATTCCTGAAAAAGGGCGGCCTGCTGCGGTCAGTGGACGGTGAGACCAAAGCTGCCGTCGATCGGCTCCAAAACCTGAAGGAAAAATGGGCGAAGTAA
- a CDS encoding sulfatase-like hydrolase/transferase produces the protein MRILYIDIDTLRPDHLGCYGYHRETSPNIDSVAEQGIRFENCYVSNGPCLPSRTALFSGRDGMRTGVVSHGGTAADMRLDGDSRGFDSVLGRTSWMRQLRNAGLRTVTVSPFGERHSAWHWYANFSEIYNPGKHGEERADEIFPYADDWLKRNGRDDDWFLHVNFWDPHTPYRTPESFGNPFENEPIPEWYTEEVRRRNWNGSGPWSAQEGMGYGGPHPYVGPQYPRQPNTMHSMEEVRRMFDGYDCGILYMDDYLGLLFDRLKELGIYEETAIIISADHGENLGELNVHFDHQTADQHTSRVPLIIKWSYLSDTLDNTCDHLIYQYDMAATIIELLGEKVPDNWDGKSFATEIKSGKSFGRDYLVLTQAAHTCQRSVRFGPYLFIRSYFDAYHDYPESMLFNLEHDPHEQNNIFDESPEIQATALNYLDQWRAEMERKSDYKRDPLWTVMEEGLPLHTRTNLNDYLERLRNTNREEVAERIANRYPHHLV, from the coding sequence ATGCGAATTCTTTACATCGACATCGATACCCTGCGCCCGGATCACCTGGGCTGTTACGGTTATCACAGGGAGACTAGTCCCAACATTGACTCGGTGGCGGAGCAGGGTATCCGGTTCGAGAACTGCTATGTCTCTAACGGGCCGTGCCTGCCCAGTCGGACGGCACTGTTCAGTGGCCGGGACGGAATGCGCACCGGTGTGGTGAGCCACGGAGGCACTGCAGCGGATATGCGCCTCGACGGCGATTCACGCGGCTTCGACTCCGTACTTGGTCGCACAAGTTGGATGCGGCAATTGCGGAATGCCGGGCTGCGGACGGTCACTGTGAGCCCGTTTGGGGAGCGACACTCTGCCTGGCACTGGTATGCCAATTTTTCCGAGATCTATAATCCCGGCAAGCACGGGGAAGAACGGGCGGACGAAATATTCCCGTATGCAGACGACTGGCTAAAGCGGAACGGCAGGGATGATGACTGGTTTCTGCACGTCAACTTCTGGGATCCCCATACGCCATACCGGACGCCGGAATCGTTCGGCAATCCGTTCGAGAACGAACCCATACCTGAATGGTATACAGAGGAAGTTCGCCGTAGAAACTGGAATGGAAGTGGACCGTGGTCTGCCCAGGAGGGGATGGGCTACGGAGGACCACATCCGTACGTTGGGCCGCAGTATCCACGGCAGCCGAATACAATGCATTCCATGGAGGAAGTCCGCCGCATGTTTGACGGGTACGACTGCGGCATCCTGTATATGGATGATTATCTCGGGTTGCTTTTTGACCGTCTGAAAGAATTGGGGATTTACGAGGAGACGGCGATCATCATCTCGGCCGATCACGGTGAAAATCTGGGCGAGCTGAATGTGCACTTTGATCATCAGACGGCTGATCAGCACACTAGCCGGGTTCCTTTGATCATCAAGTGGTCATATTTAAGTGATACTTTAGATAATACTTGTGACCATCTTATTTATCAGTACGATATGGCTGCAACAATAATCGAGTTGCTGGGTGAGAAAGTCCCCGATAACTGGGATGGAAAGAGTTTCGCCACAGAAATCAAATCGGGAAAATCGTTCGGGAGAGATTACCTGGTATTGACGCAGGCAGCGCATACCTGTCAGCGGTCAGTCCGGTTTGGTCCGTACCTGTTCATCCGGTCGTATTTTGATGCCTATCATGACTATCCCGAAAGCATGCTCTTTAATCTTGAGCATGATCCGCATGAGCAAAATAATATTTTTGATGAGTCCCCGGAAATCCAGGCTACCGCCCTGAATTATCTGGATCAATGGCGCGCCGAAATGGAACGAAAATCCGATTACAAGCGGGACCCGCTCTGGACTGTAATGGAGGAAGGCCTACCGCTGCATACGCGAACGAACCTCAACGACTATCTCGAGCGATTGCGTAACACCAATCGTGAAGAGGTGGCCGAGAGAATAGCAAACCGATATCCGCATCATCTGGTATAG
- a CDS encoding endo-1,4-beta-xylanase — MSNIDRTRRNFIKASVLGATTLALPSIFPGKSNILAKTGQELTFRPYPHQWMPEMTWAFTTNEHADPFKSPINVTQDGIVVPRDVGDRKFAVNTRWFVEGFGFVELRADNGGEFYTAEGFSQRRQLNLNYELARSRVLQNRRVMSRYRKTGTEFSNEVKTLIALSDDYFQQAEKLLGQGEACAKNADKSLEYAMWASEKIELEHARQQILKQAREQFYFGCETRQYIWAKSEVFTERFEDLFNFATVTHYIWDTWYPVFEPREGEHRWGIKDEIVDWLMENDITIQGRPMFWFHPDVTPDWLAEKSYPELQDYVKRHVTAMVNHYGDKVKQWSVINEYHDWANIHDHTPEQITEITRLACDTVKDVDPEVTRIINNCCPWAGYAAWGGSADGQTDRQLRSPRKYLEDITEAEVDFDVIGLQMYFPRRDLAEIVRHVERFEKFGKPIYISEIGASSGATEESVQTGDLGISQEPYEWHRRWDEELQADWLEQLYTVLYARPSIKALNWYDFADFRTFIHNGGLIKVNGRRKKSYYRLQNLIDQWGHSDKG; from the coding sequence ATGTCGAACATAGATCGCACACGACGGAACTTCATAAAAGCCTCGGTACTTGGCGCCACCACTCTTGCACTGCCGTCAATCTTTCCCGGAAAATCAAACATCCTTGCGAAAACCGGCCAGGAACTGACGTTCCGTCCCTACCCGCATCAATGGATGCCGGAAATGACCTGGGCGTTCACCACGAATGAGCACGCCGATCCCTTCAAGTCACCGATCAATGTCACCCAGGACGGCATAGTTGTCCCCAGAGATGTCGGTGACCGCAAGTTTGCCGTCAACACCCGGTGGTTTGTCGAGGGATTCGGCTTTGTGGAACTCCGCGCGGATAACGGCGGTGAATTTTATACTGCTGAGGGGTTTTCTCAACGCCGGCAACTGAATCTGAATTATGAGCTGGCCAGATCCAGGGTGCTCCAAAATCGGCGGGTGATGAGCAGATACAGGAAAACGGGAACCGAATTCTCCAATGAAGTGAAAACTCTCATCGCACTCTCTGACGATTATTTCCAGCAGGCGGAGAAGTTATTGGGACAAGGAGAAGCCTGTGCAAAAAATGCCGATAAATCCCTGGAATATGCGATGTGGGCCAGTGAGAAAATCGAATTGGAGCACGCCCGCCAGCAGATATTGAAACAGGCCAGAGAGCAGTTCTATTTCGGGTGCGAAACACGACAATACATCTGGGCGAAATCCGAAGTATTCACCGAACGATTCGAAGATTTATTTAATTTTGCCACCGTAACACACTATATCTGGGATACCTGGTATCCGGTATTTGAGCCACGTGAGGGCGAGCATCGCTGGGGAATTAAAGACGAGATTGTGGACTGGCTCATGGAGAATGACATCACCATCCAGGGGCGACCGATGTTCTGGTTTCATCCCGATGTGACGCCGGACTGGCTGGCGGAGAAATCGTATCCGGAGTTACAGGATTACGTGAAGCGCCACGTCACGGCGATGGTGAACCACTATGGGGACAAGGTAAAACAGTGGTCGGTCATCAACGAATACCACGACTGGGCGAATATTCACGACCACACGCCGGAGCAAATTACTGAGATCACCCGCCTGGCCTGTGATACGGTAAAAGACGTCGATCCGGAGGTCACCCGCATCATAAACAATTGCTGCCCCTGGGCAGGCTATGCCGCATGGGGAGGCTCGGCTGATGGACAAACAGACCGGCAGCTGCGTTCGCCGCGTAAGTATCTGGAGGATATTACCGAGGCGGAGGTGGATTTCGACGTTATCGGGCTGCAGATGTATTTCCCTCGACGGGATCTGGCTGAGATTGTACGCCATGTCGAGCGATTTGAGAAATTCGGCAAGCCGATATATATCTCAGAAATCGGAGCTTCATCAGGGGCAACAGAGGAATCAGTGCAGACTGGCGATCTCGGAATCTCCCAGGAGCCGTACGAGTGGCACCGTCGCTGGGACGAGGAGTTACAGGCAGACTGGCTGGAGCAACTTTACACTGTGTTGTACGCCCGGCCATCCATCAAAGCACTGAACTGGTACGATTTTGCCGATTTTCGGACGTTTATCCATAACGGTGGGCTCATTAAGGTGAATGGCCGGCGTAAAAAATCATATTACCGGCTGCAAAACCTCATCGACCAGTGGGGACATTCGGATAAAGGATAA
- a CDS encoding T9SS type A sorting domain-containing protein, which produces MNRFIVALFVILASSVSVSEATEVTIEHQDVTVWSPTQTVTGKVIPPEAASGTLYINGEGQTFTVSQSDSSFSAEVMLGDGENTIVATVDSQGTPIYSDSLRLTLGYNIQPELEIVPEISGSTVDLNLHLVSNPGSVTIDFQWSEDPGNPQNLGLTSSGDSSANATIPDEAKVGEYYFDVRGVCSDGDTVRARTFVTVTPDSIYPFRIATDYAAWIDSAVVYEITPYIFEANGRFTDITARLPELADFGVTAIWIQPVMETEYGGQGYDIIDYFAVRGDLGTPGELRELVQTAKSLGLRVMFDFVANHSSIAHPYAEHSVQFGQQSHYYDFYQREFGDAPYSQHYHNHPDGFVYYFWEDLPSLNYDNPEVRKWISEAALYWIKEFDIDGYRFDAIWGVNARRPTFMQNLRRKIKRIKPEFLMLGEDKATWPESFDERFDVAYDWAPEESWVSHWTWQYNYSPGDNPTVFNHPNADARVSMLRNALTNDGNGYHPRAKIFRFMENNDTERFLPHHETRRTKMVATLLFNLDGVPMMYNGQEIGATSHPYETYRLFENGESISSQDESGLYPYYRSLISLRKGLPALQSDNFQEVTATPGDHIFAFRRWQEDQSVFCLLNMQDEYALTTLYLPMSDLNLDAEKTYYLTEQLTGQVYSGKPAELDSLNMVMLGYQAKMFVLADSVVTVETAPEPVSLPTEIMLAQNYPNPFNPATTIQYLLPEATDVTLTVYDVSGRIVETLVKKDQSQGQYTVKFNGQRYPSGMYFYRLTAAGHAQTRKMILVK; this is translated from the coding sequence GTGAATCGCTTTATAGTTGCACTATTTGTTATCCTCGCCAGCTCCGTTTCTGTGTCCGAAGCGACAGAAGTGACAATTGAGCACCAGGATGTCACCGTCTGGTCGCCGACGCAAACCGTAACGGGGAAAGTGATTCCACCTGAGGCTGCAAGTGGGACACTTTACATTAACGGGGAAGGGCAAACTTTTACCGTCTCTCAATCCGATAGTTCGTTTTCGGCAGAAGTGATGCTAGGGGATGGCGAAAATACCATCGTTGCAACTGTCGACAGTCAGGGGACGCCCATATACTCCGATTCATTACGGTTGACACTTGGCTACAACATTCAGCCCGAACTTGAGATCGTCCCGGAAATTTCCGGAAGTACTGTGGATCTGAATCTACATCTCGTATCAAATCCCGGATCGGTTACCATAGATTTCCAATGGTCTGAAGATCCCGGGAATCCCCAGAACCTCGGTCTGACATCCAGCGGCGATTCGTCTGCAAATGCCACCATCCCAGATGAAGCAAAAGTAGGGGAATATTACTTTGATGTTCGCGGCGTGTGCTCCGACGGCGATACCGTCCGCGCCAGAACCTTCGTGACTGTGACACCGGATTCCATTTACCCGTTTCGAATCGCGACCGATTATGCGGCCTGGATCGATTCCGCTGTGGTCTACGAAATCACACCATACATCTTCGAAGCCAACGGGCGATTTACCGATATCACGGCCCGGTTGCCCGAACTGGCAGACTTCGGCGTCACTGCTATCTGGATACAGCCGGTGATGGAAACCGAATACGGCGGACAGGGCTACGATATTATCGATTATTTTGCGGTGAGAGGCGATCTGGGAACGCCGGGTGAACTCAGGGAACTTGTCCAAACTGCAAAATCTCTGGGGTTGCGCGTGATGTTTGACTTTGTGGCAAATCACAGTTCGATTGCGCACCCGTATGCCGAACATTCCGTTCAATTCGGCCAGCAGTCGCACTACTACGATTTCTACCAGCGCGAGTTTGGCGATGCGCCGTATTCTCAGCATTATCATAATCATCCGGACGGTTTTGTCTACTATTTCTGGGAGGATCTGCCCAGCCTGAATTACGATAATCCGGAAGTCCGGAAATGGATAAGTGAGGCCGCCCTGTATTGGATTAAAGAGTTCGATATCGACGGCTACCGGTTCGATGCCATTTGGGGCGTCAATGCCCGGCGTCCGACGTTTATGCAGAATCTGCGACGCAAAATTAAGAGAATCAAACCTGAGTTTCTGATGCTTGGCGAGGATAAGGCTACCTGGCCGGAATCCTTTGACGAACGGTTTGATGTGGCCTACGATTGGGCGCCCGAGGAGTCATGGGTCTCACACTGGACATGGCAGTACAATTACAGTCCCGGAGACAACCCGACGGTCTTTAACCACCCGAATGCCGATGCCAGAGTCTCCATGCTGCGGAATGCGCTGACCAACGATGGAAACGGCTATCACCCCCGGGCGAAAATCTTTCGATTCATGGAGAATAACGACACCGAGCGGTTTTTACCGCACCATGAAACCCGGAGAACCAAGATGGTAGCGACCCTTCTGTTCAACCTGGATGGCGTTCCGATGATGTACAATGGCCAGGAGATCGGCGCAACCAGTCATCCGTATGAAACGTATCGCCTCTTTGAGAATGGAGAAAGTATCAGCAGTCAGGACGAGTCCGGATTGTATCCGTATTACCGATCGCTCATTTCGCTGCGAAAGGGCTTGCCTGCGTTGCAATCCGACAATTTTCAGGAAGTGACAGCCACTCCCGGTGATCACATCTTTGCATTCAGGCGATGGCAAGAAGATCAGTCGGTCTTTTGCCTGTTAAATATGCAGGATGAGTATGCTCTCACGACCCTGTACCTGCCAATGTCCGACCTAAACCTTGACGCGGAAAAAACCTACTATCTCACGGAGCAGCTGACCGGACAGGTGTATTCCGGGAAGCCAGCAGAATTGGACTCTCTTAATATGGTAATGCTGGGATATCAGGCAAAGATGTTTGTGCTGGCGGATTCCGTCGTTACTGTCGAGACCGCACCGGAGCCGGTATCCCTGCCGACAGAGATAATGCTGGCTCAGAATTATCCGAACCCGTTTAATCCGGCGACGACTATTCAATACCTCCTGCCCGAAGCTACCGATGTAACCCTGACTGTCTACGATGTATCCGGGCGGATTGTGGAAACGTTGGTGAAAAAGGACCAATCACAGGGACAATATACTGTCAAGTTCAATGGACAACGGTATCCCAGTGGCATGTATTTTTATCGACTCACGGCCGCCGGACATGCGCAAACGAGAAAAATGATTCTGGTCAAATAA